From the Apus apus isolate bApuApu2 chromosome 4, bApuApu2.pri.cur, whole genome shotgun sequence genome, one window contains:
- the ZAR1 gene encoding zygote arrest protein 1: MAEEAMESYLYAAYHPYSYRYPPPKGKGGASGGWRPRGSGYFSGYGEAAAAAEYFDNYQRAQLKAILSQVNPNLTPRLRKANTKEVGVQVNPRQDASVQCSLGPRTLLRRRPPGPPTAPRPREAPEQEQGSPATTSTRAVRFPRTIAVYSPMASRRLTALLEEPGPEAGPEPERRPQQQEEKAAVAVEEESAALREQRESEAAAVRTSWEKPSEDGTESVGQLPAATPEPPPAGPQESQEEAAVPAARAESPATPQKREPAAGKTRLRFQFLEQKYGYYHCKDCNIRWESAYVWCVQGTNKVYFRQFCRTCQKSYNPYRVEDITCQSCKQTRCTCPVKMRHVDPKRPHRQDLCGRCKGKRLSCDSTFSFKYII, encoded by the exons ATGGCGGAGGAGGCGATGGAGAGCTACCTGTATGCCGCCTACCACCCCTACTCCTACCGCTACCCACCTCCCAAGGGCAAGGGGGGGGCGTCGGGCGGCTGGCGGCCGCGGGGCAGCGGCTACTTCTCGGGGTACGGGGAGGCGGCAGCGGCCGCCGAGTACTTTGACAACTACCAGCGGGCGCAGCTGAAGGCCATCCTCTCCCAAGTCAACCCCAACCTGACCCCGCGGCTCCGCAAGGCCAACACCAAGGAGGTCGGCGTCCAGGTGAACCCGCGGCAGGACGCCTCGGTGCAGTGCTCCCTGGGGCCCCGCACGCTGCtgcgccgccgcccccccggcccccccacCGCGCCGCGGCCCCGGGAGGCGccggagcaggagcagggcagccccgCCACCACCAGCACCCGCGCCGTGCGCTTCCCCCGCACCATCGCCGTCTACTCGCCCATGGCGTCCCGCAGACTCACCGCTCTCCTGGAGGAGCCGGGACCGGAGGCGGGACCGGAGCCGGAGCGGCGGccgcagcagcaggaggagaaggcGGCGGTGGCCGTCGAGGAGGAGTCGGCCGCGCTGCGGGAGCAGCGGGAGTCGGAGGCGGCCGCCGTGCGGACGAGCTGGGAGAAGCCCTCCGAGGACGGCACTGAGTCCGTGGGGCAGCTCCCGGCCGCCAccccggagccgccgccggcggggccgcaggagagccaggaggaGGCAGCGGTGCCGGCAGCGCGGGCAGAGTCGCCGGCCACCCCCCAGAAGCGGGAGCCGGCGGCGGGCAAGACCCGCCTGCGCTTCCAG TTCCTGGAGCAGAAGTACGGCTACTACCACTGCAAGGACTGCAACATCCGCTGGGAGAGTGCCTACGTCTGGTGCGTCCAGGGCACCAACAAG GTCTATTTCCGGCAATTCTGCCGAACCTGCCAGAAGTCCTACAACCCGTACCGCGTGGAGGACATCACCTGCCAG AGCTGCAAGCAGACGAGGTGCACCTGCCCCGTGAAGATGCGCCACGTGGACCCCAAGAGGCCCCACCGCCAGGACCTCTGTGGGAGATGCAAAGGGAAACGCCTCTCCTGCGACAGCACGTTCAGTTTCAAATACATCATCTGA
- the SLC10A4 gene encoding sodium/bile acid cotransporter 4 yields MAGSTQLPAAGSGGPDGGSLAGSSEAFGDRSLSQGLSVLVGLALCVTMLGLGCAVELGQLGQQLRRPVGLLMALLGQFVAMPLLAFLLALIFALDEVAAVAVLICGCCPGGNLSNLMSVLVDGDMNLSIIMTASSTLLALFLMPLCLWIYSRHWINTAVVQLLPLGAVSLTLGSTLLPIGLGVLIRYRHPRAADLLVKTSLWSLLVTLVILFILTGTMLGPDLLAHIPASVYVIAVLMPLAGYALGYGLATIFKMPLHCRRTVSLETGCQNVQLCTAILKLTFPPELIGSMYMFPLLYALFQSAEAGLFVLAYKMYGRDSYKQDTLGEEEDTDISYKKLKEEEVADTSYGTVTTLEHNSIQMEPTQTAL; encoded by the exons ATGGCCGGCTCCACACAGCTCCCGGCGGCGGGAAGCGGCGGCCCCGACGGCGGGTCGCTGGCGGGAAGCAGCGAGGCTTTCGGGGACCGCTCCCTCAGCCAGGGCTTGAGcgtgctggtggggctggcgCTCTGCGTGAccatgctggggctgggctgcgccgtggagctggggcagctgggccAGCAGCTGCGGCGGCCCGTGGGGCTGCTGATGGCGCTGCTGGGGCAGTTCGTGGCCATGCCGCTGCTGGCCTTCCTCCTCGCCCTCATCTTCGCCCTGGACGAGGTGGCGGCCGTGGCTGTACTGATCTGcggctgctgccctgggggcaACCTTTCCAACCTCATGTCGGTGCTCGTCGACGGGGATATGAACCTCAG CATTATCATGACGGCCTCCTCCACGCTGCTGGCCCTCTTCCTGATGCCCCTCTGCCTCTGGATCTACAGCCGCCACTGGATCAACACGGCCGtggtgcagctgctgcccctggggGCAGTGAGCCTGACGCTGGGCAGCACCCTGCTGCCCATCGGCCTGGGGGTGCTCATCCGATACCGGCACCCCCGCGCCGCCGACCTCCTGGTTAAG ACTTCCCTGTGGTCCCTCTTGGTGACTCTGGTGATCCTGTTCATCCTAACTGGGACCATGCTGGGCCCAGATCTACTGGCACATATTCCTGCATCTGTCTACGTCATTGCAGTGCTGATGCCTCTAGCAGGGTACGCCTTGGGATATGGCTTAGCCACCATCTTTAAGATGCCCCTACACTGCAGGAGAACAGTGTCTTTGGAAACAGGGTGCCAAAACGTCCAGCTCTGCACTGCCATCCTAAAACTCACCTTCCCCCCGGAGCTCATAGGGAGCATGTACATGTTTCCCTTGCTTTACGCGCTTTTTCAGTCGGCAGAAGCGGGACTCTTTGTGCTGGCGTACAAGATGTATGGGCGAGACAGCTACAAACAAGATACCCTTGGTGAAGAGGAAGACACTGATATTTCCTACAAGAAActgaaggaagaggaggtggcCGATACTTCGTATGGCACAGTGACCACACTGGAGCACAACTCCATTCAGATGGAGCCGACACAGACGGCGCTTTAG